The window TTGCTTAAACACAAAACTCTTTTTTTCTTTTACCGGTTACTACTTTTGGGGTAAGATATTTACCAACTCAATGTCAAAAATCAAAACAGCATTGGGGGGAATTATAACCGTATTGCCCTGAGTAATACCCTGTTCTCCGTAAGCCAATGCCGGCGGAACATAAAGTCTGAATTTTGCATCCTGGCTCATCAACTGTAAGCCTTCTTTCCAGCCGGGGATCACCCTTGATAACTGGATTTTTACGCTTGAACCGCTTTTATATGAATCGTCAAAAACACTTTCGTCTATAAGTTTTCCGATATAGTTGACTTCAACTTCATCATTTGCTGTAGGATAGAAATCTTCCTTCCCCTTTGAAAGCACCTCATACTGCAAACCGGATTCGGTAACTACAACACCCTCTTTAGCCTTGTTTTTTTCCAAAAAGGCATTAGCTTCTTCAAGAGCCTTTGCAGCCTTTTCTATCTGAGCCATTTTAAAGGCCTTATTTAAAACCGTCTGAGCATCCTGAAGTCCTGTTTCTTTAAAATCCTTAGCCATTGCTTCATTATAGCCCTTTAAAATGTGCTTGGGGTTGAGTTTTATACCGTCTTGCTTTGCACTTTGTGCGATGATAACGCCGAAGGCATAGCCTACCTCTTCCTCGGTTACCGAAATTTTTTCCTTTTCATCGGCTGCATTGTTTTCGGAAGGAACTTCCGTTTCCGCTTTTTTGTCCTTACAGGATGTAAACGCAAAAAACAAGCAGGCACAACATAAAATAAGAGTAAAATTTTTAATAAATTTCATAGAATAAATCCTTATAAATATAAAATATATAGAAGGCGTAAGAATATCAGTCTTTTAAAAAACAGTCAATAGCCGGACTTTTACATTCTTTCCCAAATAGGCTTTATATTACGCCTTTATAGTCGGCTTTTGTGTTAAAGGCTGAGACCATTATTAATATTCTTTTTGAAGAACTATCATATCCGCCCAAAAAAGCATAGACTCCTATTTTTTCACCTTTTTTTACATCATTTTTTAAGTGCTGAGCAATGCTGTTTTGAAATACCATAACCAGTTCATATCCATTTGGAAGTTTATTTGTAATAACACTCCCAAAAAAATTTTCAGGCATTTCAAACCAATATGTAAACATACGAATTTCTTGTTCATATTTTTTATCTTTTTCGGCACTTGGATACTCATCCAATGTAACAGGGAGACCTATAAAGCTGTTAAATATAGTAAGCCCTCCATCTTCATTTTCTTTAGCAGCAGACTCTACCATTTTTACTAAGTCGTTAATAGACATTTCCTGATAGTTTTCATACTTAAAAGAATATGCAAAAACCGTAACAAATAAAAATAAGACAACTAAAAATTTCTTCATTTTTCCTCCATAGAGAAAGCTATATCTCTTAAAATTTATCTTAACTTAAAGTTTATTTGAGAAAAAAAATTTTGTCAAGACTGCGAACCTGTCAAACTATACGTAAATAGCTGGACTTTTATAAAAAATATGGTATAATTAAAGATAGAAAAATAAAGAGGAGAGTCTTATGGCTTCATTTAAAATAACTTTTCCTGACGGAACTCAAAAAGAATTTGTTAATCCGGTGTCGGCGCGTGAGCTGGTACAATATTTTCCGGCCTGCCCTGCTCCTATAGTAGGCATAAAGGTAAACAATTTGGTAGTACCCTTAAATAAAACCATCGATGTACAATCCAATATAGAACCGGTAACCTTAGCCGACCGAGAAGGCTCAAATTTTTACCGAAGAACTCTCTGCCTGATTTTAGCTGCTGCAGCAAAAGAACTCTACCCCGGCTTAAGGCTTTTAATGGGACACAGCCTGGATTACGGCTATTATTACACCCTTGAAGGAAAAAATTCAAGTAAGGTGGATTTTAAGGCTATAAAGGCAAAAATGGATGAAATGGTAGCTCAAGACATGCCTATCGATACCCGCTGGCTTTCCTACGAGGAAGCCTTGGAAAAATTCGAACACTCAAATCAACCCGAAACCCATAGACTTTTAAACTACACGAGTAAACCCCGAATTTTAATAAACCGTTTAGGCAGCTATGAAGATCTCTATTTTCAACCCCTTATGGATAGAATAGGTGAAGTCAAGGTCTTTGATGTAATGCCCTATGAAGACGGCTTTTTACTCAGGTTTCCGAGGACATCATCTCCTACAAAGCTCTCGGAATTTAAAGACATTCCCCATCTTTTTGAAATTTATAAAGAATATAAACAATGGGGAAAACTTGTAGGCGTTTCATCGGTGGGTCAGTTGAACGACTTAATTACCTCAAGAAAAATAAAAGACTATGTAGAAATTACCGAGATACTTCAAAACAATAAACTTGCCGAAATAGCAAAAAAAATAACGGCTAAAAAAACCGCAAGGGTAATACTGATAGCAGGCCCTTCAAGTTCCGGAAAAACCACTTCGGCTAAAAAACTTTCAATGCAGCTTAAGGTTCTTGGGTATGTACCTAAGGTTATAAGCCTTGACGATTTTTATCTGGGTATTGCTAAAGCACCGAAAAAAGAAGACGGAAGGCCCGACTTTGAATGTGTTGAGGCTCTGGACATTGAGCTCTTAAACGATGTCCTTCTCCGTCTATTCAATGGTGAAACAGTCGAAATGCCTTCCTACGATTTTAAGGTAAGTGCCCGCAGACCTGAAGGTAAGATGTTTACCCCTGAACAAAACACAATCTTTATACTTGAAGGAATCCATGCTCTGAACAATAAGCTTACGGCAAAAATAGACGAGTCATTAAAATTTAAGGTCTACCTTTCGGCTCTCACCCAGCTTAATTTGGATGACCATAACCGCATCCCTACATCGGATAACAGACTTATAAGACGCATAGTCCGAGATGCCCAGTTTAGAGGAAGCCCTGCAGCAAGAACAATAGGAATGTGGGGCGACGTAAGAAGCGGAGAATCAAAATATATTTTCCCATTCCAAGGAAATGCCGATGCTGTCTTTAACACGGCCCTGGACTATGAGCTTTCAGTCTTAAAGGTTTATGCAGAACCGCTTTTAAAGGCGGTAAAGCCGAACCAAAAGGAATACAACGAAGCGTCGAGGCTGTTAACCTTTTTAGGAAACTTTCTACCGCTTCCGGCCAGCTTTGTACACGGACAATCCATATTGCGCGAATTTATCGGAGACAGCGACTTTTCGTACAGCTAAACTCAGCTAAATTAGGCCTCGTAGACTAAAAAAGATATTTATGCTATAATACTCAAACATATGAGTAAGAAATTTGTTTTTTCAGCAAAAGAAGTTGTCGTTTACCCGGGTCAGGGCGTCGGTACTATCACGGATATTACCAAAAAAGAGATAGCCGGAGAAGTCATTGACTATTATGTTATTTATCTGTCCGATTCGGATATGACGGTCTTAGTCCCTATTACCGGAATCGATAATCTGGGAATAAGGCGTATAGTAACAAAGGCAGAAGCTGAAGCCGCCCTCAAATTCCTATCCGAAGATTTTGAACCTATCCCGATAGATTGGAAGGCCCGCTATCAAATGAATATGGACCTATTTAAAAGCGGAAAAATCTTGGACACAGGCTCGGTCGTACGCTCCCTCTACCAACGCAGCAAAACAAAGGAGCTTCCCATTCAGGAAAGAAAGCTCTATGACTCAGCCTATAGAATTTTTCAAGACGAAATAGCAGCGGCATTAAAGATGACAAAAACCGAAGTAGAGGCAGCTATACACTTACACCTTGAACCGCTAGGCGGCCCAATCGAAAAATTCAAGGATGACTATGACGACGACGATTTAATCGCAAATGATGATGAAAGACTTGATGATGACGATATGGATGAAGACGACATAGAAGACTCGGATATGTATGAGGACGATTAAAAGTTTAGGCTTTGCCGCCGTAATAACTGCAGCAGGCAAATCCCAACGAATGAATTTAGATACAAAAAAAGAATATTTAAGATTACCTGAATACGGAGAGGGCGTTACGGTTCTCTCCGAATGCCTTTTAAAATTTTTACAAACAAAGCTGTTTGAAGTCATAGTTGTTACTGTTCCTGCCAAAGATATTTCGGACGCAAATAATTTAATCTTCAACGATAAAAGAATTGAAAAAGCTCTGCTTAAAAAAAATACAAAAATAATCTTTACGGCAGGTGCCGATACAAGACAGACTTCCGTCTTTAAAGCCCTTGCTAAACTCGGCGAGCTTAAAGAAAAAAAAGAAGCCGATTTTAACTTTGTATTAATCCATGACGGAGCCCGCCCCTGGGTCAGCCCTGAGCTTATAAAACGAGTCTCCGATGAGGTAAGCAAGCGGGAGGCGGTAATCCCCGGCTACCAAGCCGTTGATACACAAAAAATCGCCGATAAATCCGGTAAAATAACCCAACACTTAAAAAGGAGTTCCGTATATTCGGTACAGACCCCTCAAGGATTCGACTTTGAAAAGATACTGGCAGCTCATAAACAAGCCCTAGAAAACGGAAAAGAATATACAGACGACAGCGAAATTTATGGAGAATTTGCCGGAGACGTTTTTATCTGCACGGGAGAAGTATCCAACAAAAAAATAACTTTTAAGGAAGATATAAAATGAGAACAGGCCTAGGCTACGACTTACACCGCTTAGTCAGAGGAAAAAAACTTATGATGGGAGGCGTTCATATTCCTTTTAAAAAAGGTGAAAAAGCCCACTCGGATGGAGATGTCCTCCTTCATGCTATTACAGATGCCCTCCTTGGAGCCTGCGGAATGGGAGACATAGGAGAATTTTTCCCGCCGAGCGATAAAAAGTGGAAAGATGCAAATTCGTCAGAACTTTTATCAACAGTATGGGAAAGAATAAGCGAAGCAGGATGGAAGATTCAAAACATTGACTGCGTAATAATAATCGAAGAACCAAAGATTCTCCCCTTCAGAGAAGAAATAAGAAAATCGATAGCCGGAATTTTAAAAATAGAAAAAGAGCAAATTTTTATAAAAGCAAAAACCGGAGAAGGCATAGGAATAATAGGAAGAGGCAAGGCCGTTGCCGCCCTTGCCTCATGCCTTATCTTTTGTCGGCATACTCAAGAATAAGATCTACTTCGCCGAGGGATAAGTTTAAAGCCTTTGCAATCTCGTTGTTTTTCCAACCTTGGCGTGACAGTTTTAGTACGTTTTCTTGCACATTTAATGACGGACTTCCGCTTTCGTTCCTTTCGGGTTTTTCTCCCTTAAAGAGATCTGCCATCAGCTTTAGCTGAGCTTCCGATTCGCTCGAAATTTCTTTTAATCTGGTTTCGGTGGCGGCAAGCCAGCTTCTGGCCTGCTTTAGGTTATCCATCTTGGAGTTCAAATCTTCCAATGTAGAATCGACGCTCTCAATCTTTTCGCAAACAGCTTCTGCCCTTCCCTGATTTGATAAAAGAGTTTCAAGCGTTACCTTTATCTTTTCCATCTCGGGAGGAATTACACTTACCTCAGTTTTAAATTGTTTAATATCCGATTCAAGAGTCTTTAAATTTTCAAAAGCGGAATCAATGCTTTCAAGAGTTTGATTTAATACGGCTTCTTTTTTCTCAAGCCTTTCATAGCGGGTGTTTACATCACCGATACCTTCTTCCAATCTTCTAATTTGAACTTGGTATTGCTGTAAGTCATCATTTACGGCAGTAAGCTCGATGATTTTTTTGTCCATAGAGTCGGAAAGAGCATTAAGTTTTATAAACTCGCCTTCAAGAAGCTCAATGTTTTTGCGCTCATTCATAAAGCGGCTGACTTTTTGTTTTGCTTCCTCTTCCAAATGAGTAACCTTATCATATTGAAGGGTGAGATCATCCATTGCATTTTTATAAACCTCAAATTTAGTAACCTCATTTTTAAGAGAAGCAATATCTTTTTCCAAACCTTCTTTTAATTCATCAGCCCTTTCAAAGACCTTGGTTTGTGTAATAAAGTCATTTTGTTTTTTATCTATTTCTTCTATAAGCGAATTTAGGCGGTCTGCATCAGCCTCTATCTTTTCGCGAACCTTCTCTTGGGTTTCATCAAGGCGGTTACGAACTTCAAGAATCATATCATTGATGCCCTGTACGGACAGCGC of the Treponema denticola ATCC 35405 genome contains:
- a CDS encoding FKBP-type peptidyl-prolyl cis-trans isomerase, whose amino-acid sequence is MKFIKNFTLILCCACLFFAFTSCKDKKAETEVPSENNAADEKEKISVTEEEVGYAFGVIIAQSAKQDGIKLNPKHILKGYNEAMAKDFKETGLQDAQTVLNKAFKMAQIEKAAKALEEANAFLEKNKAKEGVVVTESGLQYEVLSKGKEDFYPTANDEVEVNYIGKLIDESVFDDSYKSGSSVKIQLSRVIPGWKEGLQLMSQDAKFRLYVPPALAYGEQGITQGNTVIIPPNAVLIFDIELVNILPQK
- a CDS encoding nucleoside kinase, which produces MASFKITFPDGTQKEFVNPVSARELVQYFPACPAPIVGIKVNNLVVPLNKTIDVQSNIEPVTLADREGSNFYRRTLCLILAAAAKELYPGLRLLMGHSLDYGYYYTLEGKNSSKVDFKAIKAKMDEMVAQDMPIDTRWLSYEEALEKFEHSNQPETHRLLNYTSKPRILINRLGSYEDLYFQPLMDRIGEVKVFDVMPYEDGFLLRFPRTSSPTKLSEFKDIPHLFEIYKEYKQWGKLVGVSSVGQLNDLITSRKIKDYVEITEILQNNKLAEIAKKITAKKTARVILIAGPSSSGKTTSAKKLSMQLKVLGYVPKVISLDDFYLGIAKAPKKEDGRPDFECVEALDIELLNDVLLRLFNGETVEMPSYDFKVSARRPEGKMFTPEQNTIFILEGIHALNNKLTAKIDESLKFKVYLSALTQLNLDDHNRIPTSDNRLIRRIVRDAQFRGSPAARTIGMWGDVRSGESKYIFPFQGNADAVFNTALDYELSVLKVYAEPLLKAVKPNQKEYNEASRLLTFLGNFLPLPASFVHGQSILREFIGDSDFSYS
- a CDS encoding CarD family transcriptional regulator, with translation MSKKFVFSAKEVVVYPGQGVGTITDITKKEIAGEVIDYYVIYLSDSDMTVLVPITGIDNLGIRRIVTKAEAEAALKFLSEDFEPIPIDWKARYQMNMDLFKSGKILDTGSVVRSLYQRSKTKELPIQERKLYDSAYRIFQDEIAAALKMTKTEVEAAIHLHLEPLGGPIEKFKDDYDDDDLIANDDERLDDDDMDEDDIEDSDMYEDD
- a CDS encoding IspD/TarI family cytidylyltransferase, whose protein sequence is MRTIKSLGFAAVITAAGKSQRMNLDTKKEYLRLPEYGEGVTVLSECLLKFLQTKLFEVIVVTVPAKDISDANNLIFNDKRIEKALLKKNTKIIFTAGADTRQTSVFKALAKLGELKEKKEADFNFVLIHDGARPWVSPELIKRVSDEVSKREAVIPGYQAVDTQKIADKSGKITQHLKRSSVYSVQTPQGFDFEKILAAHKQALENGKEYTDDSEIYGEFAGDVFICTGEVSNKKITFKEDIK
- the ispF gene encoding 2-C-methyl-D-erythritol 2,4-cyclodiphosphate synthase — its product is MRTGLGYDLHRLVRGKKLMMGGVHIPFKKGEKAHSDGDVLLHAITDALLGACGMGDIGEFFPPSDKKWKDANSSELLSTVWERISEAGWKIQNIDCVIIIEEPKILPFREEIRKSIAGILKIEKEQIFIKAKTGEGIGIIGRGKAVAALASCLIFCRHTQE